In Halalkalibaculum roseum, a single window of DNA contains:
- a CDS encoding YncE family protein, with product MIFSKAAKILFLAATVFVIGNNIGQAQNYYLYVALESEDEVSLIRYDGETNQGTIKETIKVGVYPTENEGPHGLTVSPDGDYWFVSIAHGNPYGKLWKYNTETNELVGQTELGMFPASMEISEKTGLLYVVNFNLHGDMEPSTVSVVDPESMTLVADIETGIMPHGSRINSDGSYQYHVSMMTDELIQVNTSDLKISKRLHLAGDKDTHSSGMSSGMQTNEVHAEPICKPTWADPHPTENIVYVACNGSDTIVEVNTKEWKVTRRFQTGKAPYNLEVSHDGRLLVASYKGEGATGVWDLNSGKELARIQNSRRVSHGVAISPDNRYAFISMEGVGGEPGSVDVIDLEELNRATVVETGKQAGGIIMWKVED from the coding sequence ATGATTTTTTCAAAAGCAGCAAAAATACTTTTCCTGGCAGCCACCGTTTTTGTGATTGGCAACAATATTGGACAAGCACAGAATTACTACCTCTATGTTGCTTTGGAATCGGAAGACGAGGTTTCTCTAATACGCTATGACGGAGAAACAAATCAAGGCACTATTAAAGAAACCATTAAAGTGGGCGTCTACCCTACCGAAAACGAAGGACCTCACGGATTGACGGTATCTCCGGATGGTGATTACTGGTTTGTGAGCATTGCACACGGCAACCCATATGGTAAGCTTTGGAAATACAACACTGAAACCAATGAACTTGTGGGACAAACCGAACTTGGCATGTTTCCGGCAAGTATGGAAATCTCTGAAAAGACGGGGCTTCTCTATGTAGTAAACTTTAACCTGCATGGGGATATGGAGCCCAGCACGGTTTCGGTTGTCGATCCGGAATCGATGACGCTTGTAGCGGATATTGAAACCGGCATCATGCCGCACGGCTCACGCATTAATAGTGACGGAAGCTACCAGTATCATGTTTCCATGATGACCGATGAACTTATACAGGTGAATACCTCAGACCTAAAAATATCCAAGCGATTACATCTTGCCGGAGATAAAGACACTCATTCATCGGGGATGTCTTCCGGGATGCAGACGAATGAGGTTCATGCTGAGCCTATCTGCAAACCAACATGGGCAGATCCGCATCCAACAGAAAATATTGTTTATGTAGCTTGCAACGGGTCCGATACTATTGTTGAAGTGAATACAAAGGAATGGAAGGTGACACGTCGTTTTCAAACCGGGAAGGCACCCTATAACCTGGAAGTAAGTCATGATGGTCGGTTACTGGTTGCAAGTTATAAAGGAGAGGGCGCGACAGGTGTATGGGACCTTAATTCGGGCAAGGAACTGGCCCGCATCCAGAACAGCCGAAGAGTATCTCACGGGGTAGCTATCTCACCCGATAACCGGTATGCCTTTATTTCCATGGAAGGAGTAGGCGGAGAACCCGGTTCTGTGGATGTGATTGATCTTGAGGAGTTGAATCGGGCTACTGTTGTTGAAACCGGTAAACAAGCCGGTGGAATTATAATGTGGAAGGTGGAAGACTAG
- a CDS encoding response regulator, translating into MKKVLIVEDDMIIAMVLERMIVKLNYTVLDKVITGEEAVSSATQHKPDLILMDIQLKDGTDGITAMERIRENSNVPVIYITGNSDQYYKNRAKATDFVDYLVKPIQMSDLEESISKAFGEKA; encoded by the coding sequence GTGAAAAAAGTACTCATTGTAGAAGATGATATGATCATCGCTATGGTCTTGGAGCGTATGATCGTCAAACTCAACTACACCGTATTAGACAAAGTAATCACCGGAGAGGAAGCTGTTAGCTCTGCTACTCAGCACAAACCCGATCTTATCCTGATGGATATACAGCTCAAAGACGGTACCGATGGCATTACAGCTATGGAGAGAATCAGAGAGAATTCGAATGTACCGGTAATTTATATCACCGGAAATTCAGATCAATATTATAAAAATAGGGCAAAAGCTACAGATTTTGTAGATTATTTGGTTAAACCAATACAGATGAGCGACCTTGAAGAGTCAATCAGCAAAGCTTTCGGGGAGAAGGCTTAA
- a CDS encoding adenylate/guanylate cyclase domain-containing protein, with the protein MHQNSGNVLMISDEEHDLNLFRSQFVRHYNVFTASSIRKGFKTLEEYDIHVVLIKQKMNDMTGLQFSESISHSKPEVLSIIFAESEDTESLDIAIKKNLIYRYVNYPYDDKDLKMVLDGALKLSEAEYHNRELSGEIEKFKSKQEDILKLFKRYVPGEVVSQALDSSDEQLMSPGESRVVSVLFADIRGFTQFASHLRPSQVVSFLNDYWNEISDCIKKNKGSINKYMGDGLLAVFGAPVSYIDNHTNAVSAALDMIESLGSINKKYADLLGTEIKIGIGINTGEVVVGNVGTNDYMEYTVIGNTVNVASRMEAISKKIPNSIIISEHTRELVKDEFETSGPKEATIKGKGVSIPYFEVFRKKSDNIYNIRSRRESS; encoded by the coding sequence ATGCATCAGAACAGCGGTAACGTATTAATGATATCCGATGAGGAGCATGATTTAAATCTGTTCCGATCGCAATTCGTACGTCATTACAATGTTTTTACTGCCTCTTCCATCCGCAAAGGATTCAAAACTCTGGAAGAGTATGATATCCATGTGGTGCTCATCAAGCAGAAAATGAACGACATGACGGGGCTGCAGTTCAGTGAAAGTATATCCCACTCTAAGCCCGAGGTTCTCAGTATCATTTTTGCAGAATCTGAAGACACGGAATCACTGGACATAGCGATTAAAAAGAATCTAATTTACCGCTACGTCAACTATCCCTATGATGACAAAGATTTAAAGATGGTGCTCGATGGGGCATTGAAACTCAGTGAAGCTGAGTATCACAATCGTGAACTATCCGGGGAGATCGAAAAGTTCAAAAGCAAGCAAGAGGATATCCTTAAGTTATTCAAGCGCTATGTACCGGGCGAAGTGGTATCGCAAGCACTCGACTCGAGCGATGAACAGCTTATGAGTCCCGGAGAATCGCGCGTTGTTTCGGTACTTTTTGCCGACATCCGCGGGTTTACCCAATTTGCCTCACACCTGCGTCCTTCTCAGGTGGTCAGTTTTCTCAATGACTACTGGAATGAGATTTCAGATTGCATAAAGAAAAATAAAGGTTCCATTAACAAGTATATGGGTGACGGATTGCTGGCTGTATTCGGTGCGCCGGTTTCTTATATAGATAATCATACCAATGCCGTTTCCGCTGCGCTTGACATGATAGAATCGCTGGGCAGTATCAATAAAAAATATGCCGACCTGCTGGGTACTGAAATAAAAATCGGTATCGGAATTAATACCGGTGAAGTGGTGGTGGGAAATGTAGGCACCAATGATTACATGGAATACACCGTCATTGGGAATACGGTAAACGTCGCCTCGCGCATGGAAGCCATCAGTAAGAAAATCCCCAATTCCATCATCATCAGTGAACATACCCGGGAGCTTGTAAAAGATGAGTTTGAAACTTCAGGACCCAAAGAGGCAACTATCAAGGGGAAAGGGGTGAGCATTCCCTACTTCGAGGTATTCAGGAAAAAGTCAGACAATATATATAACATCCGCTCCCGCAGAGAAAGCAGTTAG
- a CDS encoding ZIP family metal transporter — protein MEFAEIKEWFFGLNPIYQSLTGGLFTWGLTALGAALVFFTKTVGNKTLDAMMGFAAGVMIAASFWSLLVPSIDMAAHQGVIEWLPAVIGFLTGGLFLRICDQYLPHLHPGFPMDEAEGVKTSWRRATLLVLAITLHNIPEGLAVGVLFGAAASGVDPSGTATILGAISLAIGIGIQNFPEGTAVSMPLRREGVSVGKSFWYGQLSGIVEPISAVIGAAAVLMVQPILPYALSFAAGAMIYVVVEELIPESQVHGNTDLATLGTMVGFSVMMILDVALG, from the coding sequence ATGGAATTTGCTGAAATTAAAGAGTGGTTTTTCGGACTCAATCCCATTTACCAAAGTCTAACCGGTGGGTTATTTACCTGGGGACTTACCGCACTGGGTGCCGCCCTGGTCTTTTTTACGAAAACTGTGGGAAATAAAACATTAGATGCCATGATGGGTTTTGCAGCTGGCGTGATGATTGCGGCCAGCTTTTGGTCGCTGCTGGTGCCATCTATAGATATGGCTGCTCACCAAGGCGTGATAGAATGGTTACCTGCCGTCATCGGTTTTCTGACCGGCGGCCTATTTCTACGTATCTGCGACCAATATTTACCTCACCTCCACCCCGGCTTTCCAATGGATGAGGCCGAAGGTGTTAAAACATCCTGGCGAAGAGCCACCTTGCTTGTTTTGGCAATTACCCTACACAATATTCCTGAAGGACTTGCAGTCGGTGTACTTTTTGGCGCTGCGGCTTCGGGGGTTGACCCATCGGGCACAGCCACTATCCTCGGCGCCATCAGCCTTGCTATTGGTATTGGTATACAGAATTTCCCTGAAGGTACCGCCGTATCCATGCCTCTACGACGCGAAGGTGTATCTGTAGGTAAAAGCTTTTGGTACGGGCAGCTTTCCGGCATTGTCGAGCCTATTTCAGCAGTTATCGGTGCCGCAGCCGTACTGATGGTGCAACCCATCCTGCCCTATGCGCTCTCATTTGCCGCAGGTGCCATGATCTATGTTGTGGTTGAAGAATTGATTCCGGAATCACAGGTTCACGGCAACACCGACCTGGCCACATTGGGAACCATGGTGGGCTTCAGCGTGATGATGATTTTAGACGTTGCTTTAGGTTAA
- a CDS encoding PH domain-containing protein, whose product MFSAERQHPVAAVSKVLDIIKGNFISLLLLLFVTSGESMVSLFGILSVLGVLLVSGVLSWLRFTYSVVDGELRIEQGVLVRKNIYLSKERIQVIDIKAGILQRMFGLVEVEVKTAGSSSKAAKISAISLEKAEQLKASLRTSHKEETLDREQEETELKRIELSARDLVVTSFTSGSFGIALSIIGTLFSQLDQVLSEEEMLYYLERIIPASLSTNMVLYSIVLVVLLSWLLSFLGTLIKYFGFTLRVSNKDLIIRQGLFEQRQLTIPFNRIQAIQIKEGLLRQPLGYASIILESAGYGEKEGNSTTLYPLIRKSKVQEFLQEVVPEFANPVFQSKPPRRALRRYLFRMILVSMIVIIPAWFYLPYGEYAISLLLPAILLGYAQYRDAAIGTSKDALTIRSRDFARTTAIIQIKRIQRVSLKQNPIQKHRDLVNFIVTVASGSQGRSFDIRELEEATAGRYFNWVSPDDIPQVATDAETHEPEFPET is encoded by the coding sequence ATGTTTAGTGCAGAACGTCAGCATCCTGTTGCCGCAGTCAGCAAGGTGCTCGACATTATTAAAGGTAATTTCATTTCACTGCTGCTGCTACTCTTTGTCACCAGCGGTGAATCGATGGTCAGTCTCTTCGGTATTCTGTCAGTCTTAGGGGTATTGCTCGTCTCAGGCGTACTCTCATGGCTCCGATTTACATACAGTGTCGTGGATGGAGAGCTGCGTATTGAGCAGGGAGTACTGGTAAGAAAAAATATTTATCTGTCGAAAGAGCGCATTCAGGTCATCGATATCAAAGCGGGAATTTTACAACGTATGTTCGGTTTGGTAGAAGTTGAAGTTAAAACGGCCGGCAGTTCATCCAAGGCAGCAAAAATATCTGCCATCTCCCTTGAAAAAGCAGAACAGCTGAAAGCCAGCCTGCGCACCTCCCATAAAGAAGAAACCCTGGATAGGGAGCAAGAAGAGACCGAACTCAAAAGAATTGAACTCTCAGCGAGAGATCTGGTGGTAACATCCTTTACATCTGGAAGCTTCGGTATCGCCTTATCCATTATAGGTACGCTCTTCTCACAACTTGACCAGGTGCTTTCTGAGGAGGAGATGCTATATTACCTGGAAAGAATCATTCCGGCTTCGCTAAGTACCAATATGGTGCTTTACAGCATTGTACTGGTAGTCCTGCTCTCATGGCTGCTATCGTTTTTAGGCACTTTGATAAAATATTTCGGCTTCACCCTGAGGGTTTCGAATAAGGATTTAATAATTAGGCAGGGCTTGTTTGAACAGCGTCAACTCACTATACCTTTTAACCGCATCCAGGCTATACAAATAAAGGAAGGTCTTCTCAGACAGCCTTTAGGTTATGCTTCTATTATCCTGGAAAGTGCCGGCTATGGAGAGAAAGAGGGAAACTCCACGACCCTATATCCTCTAATCAGGAAATCAAAAGTTCAAGAATTCCTTCAAGAGGTAGTACCTGAATTTGCTAATCCTGTTTTTCAATCAAAACCACCGCGCAGGGCATTAAGGCGCTATCTATTCCGCATGATTTTGGTTTCCATGATAGTGATTATACCGGCATGGTTTTATTTACCCTATGGAGAATATGCGATTTCACTGTTGTTGCCGGCCATCTTGCTCGGCTATGCCCAGTATAGGGATGCCGCAATTGGCACAAGTAAGGATGCTTTGACAATTCGAAGCAGAGATTTTGCCAGAACCACCGCAATCATTCAGATAAAACGCATACAGCGTGTGAGTCTGAAACAAAATCCTATTCAGAAGCACAGAGACTTAGTCAACTTTATAGTAACAGTTGCCTCCGGTAGCCAGGGAAGATCCTTTGATATCAGAGAGCTTGAAGAAGCTACGGCAGGCAGGTATTTCAATTGGGTATCACCGGATGACATACCTCAAGTGGCAACTGATGCGGAAACCCATGAACCCGAATTCCCTGAAACCTAA
- a CDS encoding Gfo/Idh/MocA family protein, protein MKTLKIGFIGSGFIAHFLAKAMLQVRGVELSAIYNRSSAEDLARFAKEHLLGQPVICDSIKEVCENSDAVAILSPNFTRVEVMEEIADSVSAGVELIGVICEKPLGRTIAEATRMVELAESAELLTAYFENQLHVPGINKALKQLEPQMQAMGNMALARSTEEHSGPHSSWFWNPIKQGGGALSDMGCHSIAASRHILTPPDKDPLFLEPISVQADTSLLKWGQPKYRKQLKEKFGVDYAATPAEDFCTGTINYKNPETGQVVKAQFTDSWMYDKQGLRISVEGLGPGYALEVNTLRSPSEIFIGDEAAEAVADSEEALEKSTSSKGLLALQPNEADLYGYIGEIEDMRDAFLAGKDAMLDWNYGKEITVLCQACYLSAEKGQTLKLENPIVQQELEEYRSLIARGEGAEVLLK, encoded by the coding sequence TTGAAAACACTTAAGATTGGATTTATAGGTTCCGGTTTCATTGCCCACTTCCTCGCTAAAGCCATGTTACAGGTACGCGGTGTTGAATTATCAGCCATATATAATAGGTCGAGCGCTGAAGATTTAGCCCGTTTTGCAAAAGAACATTTGCTGGGTCAACCGGTAATATGTGACAGCATTAAGGAAGTTTGTGAAAACAGTGATGCTGTCGCCATCCTCTCTCCAAACTTTACCCGTGTAGAAGTGATGGAAGAAATCGCCGATAGCGTTTCAGCCGGCGTCGAGCTTATAGGTGTGATTTGTGAGAAGCCATTGGGACGTACTATAGCAGAGGCTACCAGAATGGTTGAGCTTGCAGAGTCAGCAGAACTACTTACCGCCTACTTTGAAAACCAGCTACACGTTCCGGGTATCAACAAAGCTCTGAAACAATTGGAACCGCAAATGCAAGCCATGGGCAACATGGCACTTGCCAGGAGTACAGAAGAACACTCCGGTCCGCACAGCTCATGGTTCTGGAATCCCATAAAACAGGGCGGCGGTGCCCTTTCGGATATGGGCTGTCATAGTATCGCAGCCTCACGCCACATTTTAACGCCCCCTGATAAAGACCCCCTGTTCCTGGAGCCCATCAGCGTTCAGGCTGATACAAGTCTTCTAAAGTGGGGACAGCCAAAATATCGCAAACAGCTTAAAGAGAAATTTGGGGTAGACTACGCTGCGACGCCGGCAGAAGATTTTTGTACCGGCACCATCAACTATAAAAATCCCGAAACAGGTCAGGTGGTAAAAGCTCAGTTTACCGATTCCTGGATGTACGACAAGCAAGGCCTGCGTATTTCGGTAGAAGGTTTGGGACCAGGTTATGCTCTTGAAGTCAACACCCTTCGCTCTCCTTCCGAAATTTTTATAGGTGATGAAGCGGCCGAGGCTGTGGCAGACAGTGAAGAAGCTCTCGAAAAGTCCACTTCCAGCAAAGGTTTATTGGCCCTGCAGCCCAATGAAGCGGACCTTTATGGTTATATCGGAGAAATCGAAGATATGAGAGATGCATTTCTCGCAGGCAAAGATGCTATGCTTGACTGGAATTATGGAAAAGAGATCACCGTGTTGTGTCAGGCCTGTTACCTTTCAGCGGAGAAAGGGCAAACGCTGAAGCTAGAAAACCCAATTGTTCAGCAGGAACTCGAGGAGTACCGTTCGCTCATTGCCAGAGGCGAAGGAGCTGAAGTGTTATTGAAGTAA
- a CDS encoding carboxypeptidase-like regulatory domain-containing protein — MSVMFSFKKMAILSLTTALLLSLSFSISSAQTKKRTEDTEWCELNGRVLNAKTGEAISEAKVQIVDSEKNVKTDEDGRFTFEKVSEGKHMLKIEKEGYRKWAKIINVREGLRVVLSVKPESEQ, encoded by the coding sequence ATGTCTGTTATGTTTAGTTTCAAAAAAATGGCCATTCTATCACTCACTACCGCGTTGCTATTAAGCCTTAGCTTTTCGATAAGCAGTGCCCAAACCAAGAAGAGAACCGAAGATACGGAGTGGTGTGAGCTTAATGGCAGAGTACTTAATGCTAAAACAGGTGAAGCTATCAGCGAAGCTAAAGTACAAATAGTGGATAGCGAGAAAAATGTTAAAACCGACGAGGATGGAAGATTTACTTTTGAAAAGGTATCGGAAGGTAAACACATGTTGAAAATAGAAAAAGAAGGTTACCGGAAGTGGGCTAAGATTATTAACGTGAGAGAAGGATTAAGAGTTGTACTAAGTGTTAAACCTGAAAGTGAACAATAG
- a CDS encoding MFS transporter, translated as MNTKNEESASTKALFSWALYDWANSSFFAVIQTFVFATYFIQSVAENDVIGSNQWGNVISAAGLLIALVGPFLGAIADQMGRRKPWIFAFSLMCIFAVAGLWFVGPSNEYLFLALVLIFISTVGSECAIIFYNAMLPNLVSGKKMGRWSGWAWGLGYAGGLVCLVVALFLFINVDQPPFGLDKAAAEHVRATFLLVAIWYLIFSIPLFLNTPDEPRTGIGINKAVKNGWKQLKESIQHIRDYKDILRFLIARMIFIDALATVFAFGGIYAAGTFDMDEKQVLIFGIGLNLTAGLGAALFAWIDDYMGSRQTILISLTGLIITTSAVLLVASSFWFWVFGLTLGIFVGPVQAASRTYMGRIAPKELRNQMFGLFALSGKVTSFIGPFLVGWLTFVAGSQRIGMSVIIVLFIIGFLLMLRVPKVTEGATTV; from the coding sequence ATGAACACTAAAAATGAAGAGTCGGCTTCTACAAAAGCCTTGTTTTCCTGGGCCCTTTACGATTGGGCAAACAGTTCCTTTTTTGCCGTCATCCAGACCTTTGTGTTTGCAACCTATTTTATTCAATCCGTCGCCGAAAACGATGTTATAGGCAGCAATCAGTGGGGAAATGTGATCAGTGCAGCGGGACTGCTCATTGCCTTGGTCGGACCTTTTCTGGGTGCTATCGCTGATCAGATGGGAAGGAGAAAACCCTGGATCTTTGCATTCAGCCTCATGTGCATTTTTGCGGTAGCGGGACTCTGGTTTGTTGGCCCTTCCAATGAGTACCTGTTTCTGGCACTTGTTCTCATTTTTATTTCTACCGTAGGATCGGAGTGTGCCATCATCTTTTATAATGCCATGCTGCCAAATCTTGTCTCGGGTAAGAAAATGGGACGCTGGTCGGGTTGGGCCTGGGGCCTGGGCTATGCAGGAGGCCTGGTCTGCCTGGTAGTTGCCTTGTTCTTGTTTATCAATGTAGATCAACCGCCATTCGGTCTTGATAAAGCCGCGGCAGAGCATGTTCGGGCCACATTTTTATTAGTAGCAATCTGGTATCTCATTTTTTCTATTCCCCTTTTCCTGAATACACCAGATGAACCTCGCACCGGTATTGGAATCAATAAAGCAGTTAAAAACGGGTGGAAGCAGCTCAAAGAGTCTATACAGCACATACGCGATTATAAAGATATTCTGCGATTTCTAATTGCACGGATGATTTTTATCGATGCCCTTGCCACTGTATTTGCTTTTGGTGGGATTTACGCCGCAGGCACCTTTGATATGGACGAGAAGCAGGTACTGATCTTCGGAATTGGTTTAAACCTGACAGCCGGTTTGGGGGCAGCACTCTTTGCCTGGATTGATGATTACATGGGAAGCAGGCAGACGATTTTGATTTCATTGACCGGGCTTATTATTACTACTTCTGCGGTATTGCTGGTAGCTTCTTCCTTCTGGTTCTGGGTTTTCGGTTTAACTTTGGGAATTTTTGTGGGCCCGGTTCAGGCAGCCAGCCGTACTTATATGGGAAGAATTGCCCCAAAGGAGCTTCGTAATCAAATGTTCGGTTTATTTGCTTTATCCGGCAAGGTGACTTCATTTATCGGTCCTTTCCTGGTCGGTTGGCTCACCTTTGTGGCGGGAAGTCAAAGGATTGGTATGAGTGTTATAATCGTGTTGTTTATAATAGGTTTCCTGTTGATGTTAAGAGTACCAAAAGTGACCGAAGGAGCCACTACAGTGTAG
- a CDS encoding PH domain-containing protein, which translates to MKSKPQHRLPQTAVKAWRISGFLVSLFFWIGPIAMWFFDSQRVVDLWIYLLMVAILIPVTLIATFVIPHFRWKRWSYDINEHEIDLQHGLIIVQRTLIPVNRVQHVDTRQGPILRNYALSNVTISTAATTHEIPALTEENAGKVRDQISRLALKAKEDV; encoded by the coding sequence ATGAAATCTAAGCCCCAACACAGACTTCCTCAAACAGCCGTTAAAGCCTGGCGCATCAGCGGTTTCCTGGTATCCCTGTTTTTCTGGATTGGTCCCATTGCTATGTGGTTTTTCGATTCTCAACGAGTCGTAGATTTATGGATCTATCTGCTAATGGTAGCCATACTCATACCTGTTACCCTCATAGCTACCTTTGTGATTCCGCACTTTCGTTGGAAACGCTGGAGCTATGATATCAATGAGCATGAAATTGATTTACAACATGGACTAATAATTGTTCAACGAACCCTAATACCAGTCAACAGAGTGCAACACGTCGATACCAGGCAGGGGCCTATACTGCGAAATTATGCTCTGTCTAATGTTACGATTTCCACTGCGGCAACAACACACGAGATACCCGCACTTACGGAAGAAAATGCCGGTAAGGTGCGTGACCAAATTTCACGCCTTGCCCTAAAAGCTAAAGAAGATGTTTAG
- a CDS encoding fatty acid desaturase family protein: protein MGVTRVSFKGTNDQDFITDLKNKVNRYFEQNDLSKKADYRMVLKTITLLTIYFGSYGLIISGAFSWQIMLGLCIIMGIGMAGIGFSVSHDALHGAYSSNKLINKILGYSFDLLGANGYIWKITHNVVHHTYTNIHEHDEDLEVAEFIRLSPHAEYKNIHKAQHYLAFVAYSFATLFWVFIKDYRYFFKDHLGPYENKSHPVSEWITLIVTKIIYYSYMLVIPLLVLSITWWQLLIGFLAVHLTAGVILGVIFQLAHVVEGTDHPTENTEGNIENAWMIHQMETTSDFAHRNKLLCWYIGGLNYQIEHHLFPKICSIHYPDIAPIVREVAEEHDVPYHYQPTLSAAIASHYRTLKKFGKSAEVSLA from the coding sequence ATGGGAGTAACTCGTGTTTCCTTTAAAGGAACAAACGACCAGGATTTTATAACTGATTTAAAAAACAAAGTTAACCGGTACTTCGAACAGAACGATCTTTCCAAAAAAGCCGATTACCGGATGGTCCTTAAGACCATCACACTTCTCACAATCTACTTTGGTTCTTACGGTCTGATTATCAGCGGTGCCTTTTCATGGCAAATCATGCTAGGCTTGTGCATTATTATGGGTATCGGCATGGCAGGAATCGGGTTTTCTGTTTCCCATGATGCACTTCACGGGGCTTATTCATCCAACAAACTCATTAATAAAATCCTTGGTTATTCCTTTGACTTGTTAGGTGCCAATGGATATATCTGGAAGATAACCCACAATGTCGTCCATCATACCTACACCAATATCCACGAGCATGATGAAGATCTTGAGGTAGCAGAATTCATCAGACTCTCTCCTCATGCTGAATACAAGAATATCCACAAGGCGCAACATTACCTGGCTTTTGTAGCTTATAGTTTTGCAACCCTCTTTTGGGTATTCATCAAAGATTACAGATATTTTTTCAAAGATCACCTGGGCCCCTATGAGAACAAAAGTCATCCTGTTTCGGAATGGATCACCCTTATAGTAACCAAGATCATTTATTACAGCTACATGCTGGTAATACCGTTACTGGTACTTTCAATCACGTGGTGGCAACTCCTGATTGGGTTTTTAGCAGTTCATTTAACGGCCGGTGTGATTCTGGGTGTGATTTTTCAGCTGGCTCATGTTGTGGAAGGTACCGACCACCCTACAGAAAATACCGAAGGAAACATTGAAAATGCCTGGATGATCCACCAGATGGAAACCACTTCTGATTTTGCTCACCGAAATAAATTACTGTGCTGGTACATCGGAGGGCTCAATTACCAGATTGAACATCACCTCTTCCCAAAAATTTGCAGCATCCACTATCCTGATATTGCCCCTATTGTCAGAGAGGTCGCTGAAGAACACGACGTCCCCTACCATTACCAACCGACTCTTAGTGCGGCTATCGCCTCTCATTACCGGACCTTGAAGAAATTTGGCAAATCAGCTGAGGTTTCCCTCGCCTGA
- a CDS encoding carbohydrate kinase family protein: MNKNPVITCVGEVLWDALPGGIYLGGAPLNVCLNLNRLGAEARMVSRVGEDRLGSEAKDRIERGGLDSDFIQVDKEHETGFVKVQLNSDGDPEYVIMQPVAWDFINLQQKKIVELLENSWAVVYGTLAHRQNHGLRNLSELSCLKVLDMNLRAPHFEKDTVLELVKGADILKMNMDELELLKSWYSISGSTEKALREIAARCSCLTICVTRGGDGAVMLHKRQWFEHGGYPVTVMDAVGAGDAFLAALLYGLSVDRNQEELLPLANAAGAYVASQSGANPEYSISDLDSVIEGKLLLQ; this comes from the coding sequence ATGAATAAAAATCCGGTCATAACATGTGTTGGAGAAGTGCTCTGGGATGCGTTGCCCGGTGGTATTTATTTGGGCGGGGCTCCACTGAATGTCTGCTTAAATCTGAATAGACTGGGAGCGGAAGCCCGAATGGTTAGTCGTGTGGGTGAAGATCGCTTGGGGAGTGAAGCAAAAGACCGCATTGAACGAGGAGGGTTGGACAGTGATTTTATTCAAGTCGATAAAGAGCATGAAACCGGGTTCGTCAAGGTACAACTTAATTCAGACGGCGATCCGGAATATGTAATAATGCAACCCGTAGCATGGGATTTTATTAACCTTCAGCAAAAAAAGATTGTAGAGTTATTGGAAAACTCATGGGCGGTGGTTTACGGCACACTGGCTCATCGGCAAAATCATGGATTGCGCAACTTATCGGAACTCAGTTGTCTCAAAGTACTGGATATGAATTTGAGGGCACCTCATTTTGAAAAAGATACTGTTCTGGAACTGGTTAAGGGAGCCGATATCCTGAAAATGAACATGGACGAGTTGGAGCTTCTCAAAAGCTGGTATTCAATTTCAGGGAGTACAGAAAAAGCACTCAGAGAAATTGCTGCAAGGTGTAGTTGCCTGACGATTTGTGTAACCCGGGGCGGTGATGGAGCTGTAATGCTGCATAAAAGGCAGTGGTTTGAACATGGGGGTTACCCTGTAACCGTTATGGATGCGGTAGGTGCGGGTGATGCATTTCTTGCTGCTCTGCTGTATGGATTAAGCGTAGACAGAAATCAAGAGGAACTGCTTCCCCTAGCAAACGCGGCGGGAGCTTATGTGGCGTCCCAATCCGGTGCCAATCCGGAATACTCAATTAGCGATCTCGATTCCGTGATTGAAGGTAAGCTTTTACTTCAATAA
- a CDS encoding histone H1: MSRFDDIKNVIEGVEEDMAKFYEKGNKAAGTRARKGLQELRKLAQEVRLEIQDIKNKS; this comes from the coding sequence ATGAGCAGATTTGATGATATCAAAAATGTAATTGAAGGCGTAGAAGAAGATATGGCAAAATTCTACGAAAAAGGGAATAAAGCAGCAGGAACTCGCGCTCGTAAAGGCCTTCAGGAGTTACGAAAATTGGCACAGGAAGTTCGTCTTGAAATTCAGGACATTAAAAATAAGAGCTAA